The Nocardia sp. NBC_00508 nucleotide sequence CCGTCGTGTCCATGTCCGACGTGGCATCGCGGCCTTGGTCGTCAGCCTGACTGTCGTCCTCGGTGTGGTCGCCACCATCGCGTATACAGCCGCGCGCACGGCGGCCCATCAGCGCAATATCGCGATCGCCCGCGAGTTGGTCAGCGAAAGCGAGCTCCTCGGGGACACCGACCCCACTGCTTCCAGGCTGAAAGCCCTGGCGGCCTGGAAGATCCATCCTTCTCCCGAGACGCGGTACGCGGTGCTGCTCGCGGGGAGCCGCCCCGGGATCCTGGACGGGCACTCGGGCGAGGTTCTATCGGTGGCTTTCACCCAGGACGGCGAGACGTTGGCCACCGGAAGCCAGCAAGGTGCGGCGTTGTGGGACGTATCGAGCCATGACCCGACAGCCGATCTGCCCATCGACGTCGCGGGTGCTTCGGTGGCGGCGAGTCCGGACGGTGGGACCCTCGCCATCAGCAGCGACCAGCAGGGCACCGTTCTCTGGGATGTACTCGGTCATCGACGCATCGGCAACCTCATCGACAGATCGGTTGTGTCGATGGCATTCAGTGCGGACGGTAGAATTCTCGCCACCAGCAGCGGTGACTCGGTGCAACTGTGGGATGTGCCTGGGCGCCGTGAGATCGGCACACCACTCGCCTTCCACGGCGTCAATGCGATCGCGTTCAGTGCGGACGGTACGACCCTCGCGGCTGGCGCTGGCGACGGGACGGTATATCTGTGGGATGTGTCCGGCCAGCACCAGATCGGCAACCCGATCTCGACCGGCGAGGCAGCTCACATCTCGGTCACCGCGGTGGCGCTGTCCCCGGATGGCAGGACTCTCGCGACGGGTAATCGCGATGCCACCGTGGAGATGTGGGATGTCACCGATCAGCGTCTGATCGCAAATCTGATCAGGGCCGACGGACAATTCATCGGACGCGTCGACAGAAGCTCTGTCTCGTCGATTGTATTCAGTCCCAATGGGAAAACGCTAGCCACCGCAAGCAAGCACAATTACGCAGTACGAATGTGGAACGTCGCCACGCACCAAGAGGTTGGTGGCGCCCTCAGCGGCCACCATGAGACAGTCCACGCGATGGCGTTCAGCCCGGACGGCAAGACCCTCGCCACCGGAAGTGGTGATCGCACGGTGCGATTGTGGGACGTACGCGGCCGTAATCTCCACACCCCGTTGTCCGACGACGGCAATGGCAATCCCGGCCCGACCCTCGCGTTCAGTCCAGACGGTCGGACGCTCGCGAGCCCCGGCAGCGGCGGCAACAAGGTAGTACAACTGTGGGATGTCATCAACCGCCGCCGTGTAGGCGGCCCCCTCGTCGGCCACGGCGACGTCGCGTCAGTGGCGTTCAGCCCGGACGGGAAAATCCTCGCCACCGGCAGCTACGACAACACGGTACGACTGTGGAACGTGGAAACCCAACAGCAGATCGGCGACCCACTCACAGGCACCGACACCGGTGGGATCTCATCGATGGCGTTCAGCCCGGATGGGAAAAACCTCGCCACGGGTAGCCGCGGCGGCACGGTACAACTGTGGAATGTAGACACCCAACACCAGATCGGCGACCCACTAGGCACCGACACCGGTTGGATCTGGTCGATGGCGTTCAGCCCGAACGGCAGAAACCTCGCGACCGGCAGTGGCGATATCTTGGGCCACGGCATGGTGCGAATGTGGGATGTGCCCGGCCGCCACGAGTTAGGCGAGCCACTGCGATTCGGGGAACCGAATTCCGGCGCCTACAGCTGGGTCCTGTCGTTGACGTTCAGTGCGGACGGCGAAACACTCACCACCGCCGGCGGCGACGGAAAGATTCGAGTGTGGGACGTATCCGGCCACCATCAGATCGGCAACTCACTCACCGACGACAAAGGTGCGGCAGCACAGGTCACCATGGCGGCGTTCAGCCACGACAATTCCGTGCTTGCCACCAGTGACATTTTCGGTGCCGTGCGGCTGTGGGATGTGCCCGGACACCACTCTCTCGGTGACGTACTGATCGGTCGGTACGGATCGGGCAAATCATTGGCGTTCACCCCGGACGACACCACCCTCGCCGTCGGCGGTGAAGGTGTGGACCTATGGGATGTCGGCCCCGTTATCGACGTCGACGCCGTCGCGAGGCGCCTGTGCACCGAATCACGTGAGTTGTTCACGCCCGACGAGTGGGCGTTGGATATCCCAGCGGAAGTGTCGTACGAACAAATCTGCTCCTGAATCACCCAACACGAGGTGGCCCGCAGCGCCGCTCCGTACGTCGGCGGGGTGGTCAGGAGGAAGCGGAGCTCGATCGGTAGCATCAACGATTCTGTTGGCATCACCTGCCGCCGCCCTTCAGGGAGCGAAGACAAAGTCGTCGCAATGGGAGACGAAACGATGCTCACCACCGGCAAATAAGCAAGGCTCCGGCTGCACCGTTCCGAGCAGCAACAAAGGAGTAGGCTCAATTCTTTCGGTGATCGATACCATCGAAATGTTACTGAACAAGTAGTAGCAGACGACGGCGACCGAACGCTCCGCACCAGAGGATTGTCAACTGACAAGCAACCGAGGAGCAGCATCATGACAGTGGTCCAGAACTTCATCGACGGCAAGCTCGTCGACTCCGTCGGCGGTGCGACGATGGCGCTCGTCGACCCCACCACTGGCGATCAGTACGGCACCGCCCCGGCGTCCAACGAACAGGATATCGACAACGCGTACGCAGCCGCGTCCAGGGCGTTCTGCGACTGGAAACGCACTACGCCGTCGCACCGCCAGAAGGCGCTGCTCGATTTCGCCGACGAGTTGGAGAATGTCGCCGACGCGCTTGTTGCGGCCGAGGGCCGCAACACCGGCAAGCCGAACCACATCACCTTGGCCGCAGAGATCCCGCAGATGCTGGACCAGACCCGGTTCTACGCGGGGGCGGCACGGGTTCTCGAGGGCAAGTCGACCTGCGAGTACCTCGCGGGCCATACATCGTGGATTCGCCGGGAGCCGGTCGGCGTCATCGGGCAGGTGACACCGTGGAACTACCCGATGATGATGGCAATCTGGAAGTTTGTTCCCGCGATCGCGGCGGGCAACACCGTGGTGATCAAGCCGAGCGACACCACCCCGGTGACGACGGTGATGCTGGCCGAACTGGCCTCCAAGCACCTTCCGCCAGGCGTGCTCAATGTGGTCACCGGTGACCGGGTGACCGGCGCGGCGGTGGTGGCGCATCCGACCCCGAAGATGGTGTCGATCACCGGTTCGGTGGCCGCGGGCCGCGCGGTCGCAGAGTCGGCCGGAGGCCGCCTGAAGCGCACGCATCTGGAGTTGGGCGGCAAAGCGCCGGTCATCGTGTTCCCCGACGCCGATATCGCTGCTGCCGCCGAGGGTATCGCGGCCTCGGGCTATTTCAACGCCGGGCAGGATTGCACGGCGGCCACCCGGGTGCTGGGTCACGCGTCGGTGACCGATGATTTGACCGCGGCGCTGGCCGAGCAAGCCAGCAGTGCGACAACGACGTTCGGCAAGGCCACCGATGACGAGGACGCCTGGGTGCCACCGGTCAACAACGCCAACCAACTACAGCGCGTGCTCGCCTTCCTCGATGAGGTACCCGATCACGCTTCGGTCGTGGTCGGCGGGCACCGGCAGGGCGACCACGGGTACTACGTCGAGCCGACGGTCATCGGCGGGCTGCTCCAGTATGACCGGCTGAGCCAGAACGAGATCTTCGGCCCGGTGATCACCGTGCAGGCGTTCACCGACGAAGACGAGGCGATCCGATGGGCCAACGGCGTCGAATACGGGCTGGCGTCCTCGTTGTGGACCAAGGACCTGTCCAGGGCGCTCCGCGTGTCGGCCGCGCTTGACTTCGGCTGTGTGTGGATCAACACCCACACCGCGCTGATCGCCGAGATGCCGCACGGCGGGTTCAAGTCGTCCGGGCACGGCAAGGACCTGTCAATGTACGGGCTGGAGGACTACACCCGCGTCAAGCATGTGATGGCCAAGATCGACTAGCTACCTACCTCTGAAAAAGTGGGTGCGTGCGTTCTCGGGGAAGTAGCGGCGATCTCTGAGCGCGCCCCGCCGCGCGAACACGCCACCGTAGGTGGCGCAGGTCTCGACGCAACTTCCGCACCCGACGTAACCACGCACCCAACCCCTCCCGGCGCCTCAGTCATACCGCACACCCAAGGACGGGTTGTGGTGGTGGCCGTCGCCCTCGTGCACCGGGCACAAGTAGTTCGTCCACCGCTGCGGCTCCCGCGGGAACCGGGCCGGACCCACCCGGCGAATCAGGGCGTCGGTCACGACCTCATACGAACGCCCGTGCGACGGTTGCGATTTGGCCATCGTCACCGACCCCGCTCGATCTGGGCCACTCGGCGGCGGTGAGGATGCGGGCCTGCTCGATACTGCGCCGCTGCACCCCGCCTGGACGCCAGTCGCGGGTCAGCAGCTCGAAGGCCCTGACGCGCTCGCGCTGCTGCGACGCACGAAAGAACTGATCGCCGAAAACCAAAGCCTTCGTTCCGAGCTGGAGATCCCGCCTCCTGCTCGCGCGCTGCCCGGGCTGACACGTCCAGTGTTTGAACCACGATATCGCACACTGTCAGACCGGTCGGTATGATACAGCTAATTGCCAGCAATGCTTAGGTTCGTGAAGGGGCCGACGATGGCGGCGAGGCGGAAATGACAAGACTGCCGCACTACGCGGCAATGCTTGCGACACCGGGCCTGCTTCCCGGCGATGGTCAGCGCTGGGGATACGAGGTGAAGTTCGACGGGATCCGCGCCATCGGCTACGTCGACAGTGGTCTGCGGCTGATGTCGCGCAACGACAAGAACATCACACCGGCCTGGCCCGAATTCGCCGACATCGCCCCAGCGATCCCTCCCTTCGTCGTCGACGGCGAGATCGTCGCTTTCGCTGCCGACGGCCGATCGTCATTCGAGGCTCTGCAACCGCGGATGCACCAGCGCAATCCCGCCACGATCCGAGCCCTCGCCAGAGCGGTTCCAGCGACCTACATGATCTTCGACCTGCTTCACATCGGCGACCACCCGCTGATCGATCTACGCTATGACCAGCGCCGCGAGCTGCTGGAAAAGCTCGGCCTCAAAGGCGCACACTGGCAGGTTCCGCCACGACTGCGCGGCGCCGGCACCGACATGCTCGCCGAATCCAGACGGCTCGGGCTCGAGGGCATCGTCTGCAAACGCCTCGAAAGCCCCTACTTGCCCGGGCAACGCAGCCCGCTCTGGATCAAGGTCAAGAACGTCAACAACCAGGAAGTCGTCATCGTCGGCTGGCGGCCGGGAACCGGTCGACGCGCCGACCGCATCGGCTCGCTGCTGATGGCCGTTCACGACGAAAGAGGCAAACTAGTCTATATCGGCAATGTCGGCACCGGATTCACACAGGCGATGCTCGACGATCTGCTGTCCAAACTCCAACCGCTGCAACGCAAAACGCCCACGGTCGACACCGACGTCAAAGACGCTATTTGGGTCGAGCCCGAACTCGTCGGCGAGGTTGCCTTCACCGAGTGGACCGGGGATGGGCGCCTCCGGCACCCATCCTGGCGCGGATTACGGCCTGACAAAGCTGCCTCTCGAGTGTTCCGAGAGCCGCAACCCTGGGAACCGCACTGAATAACCCGCACGCTCGATGAACTTACTCAGCCGCGACGCCGCGCAACGGTGAGGACTGCTGGCGCTCGCCACTGTTAGGGCTCGGCGGAGGAGGTGTTCACCGTCGTTGCCACCGGGCAGGAATCCGAACTTGTCCAGATCGGCCGCCGTCACCTCGAGCAGATACCCGTACGCGCCAACGAATTTCGATGCTGCCCGTGCGCGAAGGCACCGCTACTTCGAGCCAGGGCAAACCCCTTTCCAGCCACGCCGCGCACGGCACCCGACGGGACGCAAGCCAATAGCGAGCCACACAGTTGCCACGGCCGCAACTCTGTAACGTAAACGCCATAGCTTCGAATACATCCCATGTAATCAACCACAACAACATTCGGAGCTCAGTATGCGAACCTCGGCTCGAGCAATAGCGATGTGCCTGGCGGCTCCCGCTGTGGCAGTCGCCCTCACGGGGATGGCCACCGGAACGGCCGCCGCCGAGCCCGGCTGCTCAGGATCGATGAACGGCCCATGGTCCTACAACGGGATCTGCCAAGGCGATACGGGCAGCTACCGACTCGAGATCGACTGCATCGGATACGACTTCACCGCCAATCCGCCGGCCCTTGGCCAGTACACAGCGCGCGAAGACCTGCCTGTCGGACAGGCGGGCACGGTGGCTTGCTTCGGCCCCAACTGGTCCAGCGCCGGGTGGGGCGTGCGCGCGCGCATCTTCCGGCTCTGACTGCTGGAGACTCCGATGACCGCCCGCGGGGCAGGCCTTCGCGGTGGCCGGCCGTGGCCATGCGGGCATCGGGCAACTACGTCGCCGGCCACCCCTGCTGTGTCTTATCGAGCATGGTGAGGTAGGTATCGAGCTGGGCCGCGCCGGTGAGAAGGTTGCGGCTGCGCATGGTCAGCCGGTCTTGCCAGGAGTCGAGAAAGGCGCTCAACGCATCCGTCCCGCCCGCCTCGCGCAGCGACTCGATGAACCGCGCGACCTGGTGCAGCAGGTACCCGCCTCGGCGTAGTTGCCGCGCGATCTCGGCGTCGCGCACGCAGTCCGGTCCGTAGTGGCGGTAACCCGTTGCCCGCTCGCGTGCGGGGCGCAGGATGCCCGCGGTCTCCCAGGTGCGCAGCGTCGCCGGGTGCACGCCGATGCGGCGCGCGAGTTCGCCCACGGTGAGCGGTCGACCGTCGACAGGGGTCGGTGTCGTGGCGGACAGGACGCCAAGGGCTGTCGCGACCTCGGTGCGGGTGTCGCGTTCGGCGAGCAGCGCGACGTGCGCGGCGTCGATGAGCCGGTAGGCGGACTCGGTGTCGCCCCGGTTGGTCGCGTGCATGATCGCCATAGCCTGCTGGTGCCCGTGACCGCCGCGCAACGCGAGGAAGGCGCGCAGGGCCTGCGCGTGCAGGGGCGTGTAGCGCCGGTAGCCGGTCTCGCTGCGCTCGGTCGGCGGGAGGATGCCCGCGTCCTCGTAGTTGCGGACCGCCTGTGCGGACAACCCGTGTTCCCGGGCAAGGTCGATGGGCCGCAG carries:
- a CDS encoding nSTAND1 domain-containing NTPase — its product is MAEFHPKAEGHGRQVNIAGNNAGTINMATVQQVGEGNTQIVYSYTAGTWTDGVAPPPLVDISGTITSPYRGLAAFEERDAGLFFGREGAATEVLDRMSRQLQGPGLMVVSGVSGAGKSSLLRAGVLPRLRGAGLQSGPGSRSWPCVVFTPGHAPLDQLATRVAAVAGVDAASVRHGLDGDPSLFSLTAGQAAMAGSTGDPNEPESAESARLLLVVDQFEQLFTQCQDEAQRRDFITALYAATTGRRNDSAAPALVVLVVRADFEARCADYPELTDAVQNRYLVTSLTRRQLRLAITEPAKRAGSQVEDELVELLLNDMESRVSATASGHLLDPVSGAGVLPLLSHALDRAWRSRVGERLTVADYERAGGIERAVADSAQHTYDRLTPAQQVAARQVFIRLIATAADGTDTADRAGRADLTHGKADHEARDVETVVEAFVAERLLTMAADTVEISHEVLLTAWPLLRDTWLAETHADRIVRTRLRAAADEWAGDDHDPSYLYAGSVLEAATATAARSATDPDRHPPLSRDEHAFLDASNRAHRRRVHVRRGIAALVVSLTVVLGVVATIAYTAARTAAHQRNIAIARELVSESELLGDTDPTASRLKALAAWKIHPSPETRYAVLLAGSRPGILDGHSGEVLSVAFTQDGETLATGSQQGAALWDVSSHDPTADLPIDVAGASVAASPDGGTLAISSDQQGTVLWDVLGHRRIGNLIDRSVVSMAFSADGRILATSSGDSVQLWDVPGRREIGTPLAFHGVNAIAFSADGTTLAAGAGDGTVYLWDVSGQHQIGNPISTGEAAHISVTAVALSPDGRTLATGNRDATVEMWDVTDQRLIANLIRADGQFIGRVDRSSVSSIVFSPNGKTLATASKHNYAVRMWNVATHQEVGGALSGHHETVHAMAFSPDGKTLATGSGDRTVRLWDVRGRNLHTPLSDDGNGNPGPTLAFSPDGRTLASPGSGGNKVVQLWDVINRRRVGGPLVGHGDVASVAFSPDGKILATGSYDNTVRLWNVETQQQIGDPLTGTDTGGISSMAFSPDGKNLATGSRGGTVQLWNVDTQHQIGDPLGTDTGWIWSMAFSPNGRNLATGSGDILGHGMVRMWDVPGRHELGEPLRFGEPNSGAYSWVLSLTFSADGETLTTAGGDGKIRVWDVSGHHQIGNSLTDDKGAAAQVTMAAFSHDNSVLATSDIFGAVRLWDVPGHHSLGDVLIGRYGSGKSLAFTPDDTTLAVGGEGVDLWDVGPVIDVDAVARRLCTESRELFTPDEWALDIPAEVSYEQICS
- a CDS encoding aminobutyraldehyde dehydrogenase, with amino-acid sequence MTVVQNFIDGKLVDSVGGATMALVDPTTGDQYGTAPASNEQDIDNAYAAASRAFCDWKRTTPSHRQKALLDFADELENVADALVAAEGRNTGKPNHITLAAEIPQMLDQTRFYAGAARVLEGKSTCEYLAGHTSWIRREPVGVIGQVTPWNYPMMMAIWKFVPAIAAGNTVVIKPSDTTPVTTVMLAELASKHLPPGVLNVVTGDRVTGAAVVAHPTPKMVSITGSVAAGRAVAESAGGRLKRTHLELGGKAPVIVFPDADIAAAAEGIAASGYFNAGQDCTAATRVLGHASVTDDLTAALAEQASSATTTFGKATDDEDAWVPPVNNANQLQRVLAFLDEVPDHASVVVGGHRQGDHGYYVEPTVIGGLLQYDRLSQNEIFGPVITVQAFTDEDEAIRWANGVEYGLASSLWTKDLSRALRVSAALDFGCVWINTHTALIAEMPHGGFKSSGHGKDLSMYGLEDYTRVKHVMAKID
- the ligD gene encoding non-homologous end-joining DNA ligase; its protein translation is MTRLPHYAAMLATPGLLPGDGQRWGYEVKFDGIRAIGYVDSGLRLMSRNDKNITPAWPEFADIAPAIPPFVVDGEIVAFAADGRSSFEALQPRMHQRNPATIRALARAVPATYMIFDLLHIGDHPLIDLRYDQRRELLEKLGLKGAHWQVPPRLRGAGTDMLAESRRLGLEGIVCKRLESPYLPGQRSPLWIKVKNVNNQEVVIVGWRPGTGRRADRIGSLLMAVHDERGKLVYIGNVGTGFTQAMLDDLLSKLQPLQRKTPTVDTDVKDAIWVEPELVGEVAFTEWTGDGRLRHPSWRGLRPDKAASRVFREPQPWEPH
- a CDS encoding MerR family transcriptional regulator, whose amino-acid sequence is MRPIDLAREHGLSAQAVRNYEDAGILPPTERSETGYRRYTPLHAQALRAFLALRGGHGHQQAMAIMHATNRGDTESAYRLIDAAHVALLAERDTRTEVATALGVLSATTPTPVDGRPLTVGELARRIGVHPATLRTWETAGILRPARERATGYRHYGPDCVRDAEIARQLRRGGYLLHQVARFIESLREAGGTDALSAFLDSWQDRLTMRSRNLLTGAAQLDTYLTMLDKTQQGWPAT